TGATTGAAAGTTCAATCATGCTGTAGAGTAAATCTTGTTGAACGATCAACGGCATGATCGAACCCACAGACTTCAGGAGAATTCATGAGCGACATCACCACGGGCACCTGGCAGCTGGACCCCACCCACACGGAGATCGGCTTCACCGTGCGCCACATCATGAGCAAGGTGCGCGGCAAGTTCGAGAAGTTCGAGGGCACCATCGTCACCGGCGAGGACGTCACCGCGTCCACCGCGACCGCGACGATCGATCTCTCCTCGATCAACACCGGCACGGCCGACCGTGACAACCACCTGCGCTCGGGTGACTTCTTCAACGTCGAGAGCACCCCGACGATGACGTTCGTCTCCACCGGCGTCGTGCGCAAGGGCGACACCGACTTCGTCGTCACCGGCGACCTGACCATCAAGGACGTCACCAAGCCCGTCGAGCTCGCGGTCGAGTTCCTCGGCGAGGGCAAGGATCCGTGGGGCGGCACGCGCATCGGCGTCGAGGCCACCGGTCAGATCAGCCGCAAGGAGTTCGGCATCGACTTCAACATCCCGCTCGAGGGCGACAAGGTCATGATCGGCGACAAGATCTCGCTGCAGATCAACGCCGAGGCGGTCCTGCAGGCCTGACCTGCACCCAGTCCCGAAGGGGCTCGCGACGCTACCCCCCGGCGCCGCGGGCCCCTTCGTCATGTCCCTCGGCCGTGAGCACCCGGCTCACCAGGGGAACGCCGGGGCGGTAGGCCAGGTGCAGGTGGCTGGGCGCATCGAGCACGACGAGGTCGGCGTGGGCGCCCACGCGCAGGTGGCCGACGTCCGTCCGGCGCAGCGAGGCGGCGCCGCCGAGGGTGGCCGACCAGAGCGCCTCGAGGGGCGTCAGGTGCATGTCGCGCACCGCCACCGCGATGCAGAACGGCATCGACGTGGTGAAGCTGCTGCCGGGATTGCAGTCGGTGGCCAGCGCGACCGTGGCGCCCGCGTCCAGCAGCCGCCGCGCGTCGGGGAACGGCTGCCGCGTCGAGAACTCCACTCCGGGGAGCAGTCCGATCACGACCCCGGCGTCGACCAGGTCGCGCACGTCCTCGTCGCTGAGGAACGTGCAGTGGTCGGCCGCGGCCGCACCGACGGCAGCCGCCACGCGTGCCCCCGGCCCGGGGCCGAGCTGGTTGGCATGGACCCGGGGGAGGAGCCCGCGGCCCATCCCTGCGGACAGCACCTCGAGCGCCGCCTCCTCGCCGAACGCACCCTCCTCGACGAAGACGTCGATCCACCGGGAGTGCGGCGCGCAGGCGTCGAGCATCTCGCCGGTGACCAGGGCGACGTAGTCGTCGACCGTGCGCGCGTCGGCGGGGACGACGTGCGCGCCGAGGAAGGTGACCTCGTCGGTGAGCTCGGCAGCGACCTCGACCAGCCGCCCCTCGGTCGCGACGTCGAGTCCGTAGCCACTCTTGATCTCGATGGTCGTGGTGCCCTGCCGTCGTGCTTCACCCACCAGGTGGCGCGCCGTCCGCCGGAGGTCTTCCACGGAGGCGGCCCGGGTCGCCTCCACGGTGGAGCGGATGCCCCCGGCTCCGTAGGGCACGCCACTCATGCGCGCCTCGAACTCACCGCTCCTGTCGCCGTCGAACACGACATGGCTGTGCGAGTCGACGAAGCCGGGGACGACGGCTGCGCCGCCGAGATCGAAGTGCTGGTCCGCAGCCGGTGGCGGTCCTTCGCCCGTCCAGGCCACCTCTCCGTCGACGATCACGATGGAGGCGTCGTGCAGGATCGGCCTCTCGTCGTCCCACGTGACCAGCTCGCCGATGTTGGTCAGCGCCATGCTCGTCACGACCGGGCCGCCAAGTCCTCGATGACGCGGTGCAGCCGGGCTCCGACCTCGTCGGGGTCGAGGTCGTCCGGTGGGACCAGATCGGCCGCGGTCGCGGAGCCCAGGGGCAGTGTCCCGCCGGCCGTGCGGACGGATCGCCGCACGGTGACGGTGGGGCCGGGAGGGAGGCCGAGCGACCGGTGTCCGGCCAGCGTGGCGGCCTCGAGCAGCCGGTCGTGCGGCCAGCCGTCGCGCCGGCCCGATGTGAGCCGCTCGTGGGCGTCGAGGGCCCGAGCCTCGAGGAACGGGTCGATGACGGTCTGACTGTCAGACCCGAGTGTGATCGGGACGCCGGCGTCCTGCAGAGCGACGCTGGGAGCGATGCCGTCGGCGAGCTCGGCCTCGGTGGTGGGGCACAGGCACACGGTCGCGCCGCTCTCGGCGAGGACGGCGATCTCGTCCGGCTCGAGGTGGACGGCGTGCACGGCCGTGGTGCGCGGGCTCCACGCGCCCGCGTCGGCCAACAGCCCCACGGGTCGTCGGCCCGTCGCCTGCAGGCACTCCTCGTTCTCCCGTACCTGCTCCGAGACGTGGACGTGCAGCGGCGCGTCGGGCAGGGCGTCCACGACGGTGGGAAGGTCGGCCGTTCCCACGGCGCGCACCGAGTGGATCGCCGTCCCCACCACGACGTCCGGCACGCCGGCGTAGCGCGCGTGCAGGTCGGCCACGCGCTCGGCCCAGCGCTCGGCGGAGCCGTCGTCGAACCGCACCTGCACGCCCTCGGTCGGGGCGTCGAAGCCAGACTGCAGGTAGCAGGCGTCGAGGAGGCAGATCCGCAGGCCGGCGTCGCGTGCCGCCTCGATGACGGCGACGCCCATGGCGTTCGGGTCGTCGTAGGGGCGCCCGTCCGGGCCGTGGTGGAGGTAGTGGAATTCGCCGACGGAGGAGATCCCGCTCAGCCGCATCTCGCGGAAGGTCCATCGCGCCAGCTCGTGGAGGGATTCGGGGTCGAGGGCTGCAGCGGTGGCGTACATACGCTCGCGCCACGCCCAGAAGTGTCGGCCCGAGGTACCGCGGCCGCGCAGCGCCCGGTGGAACACGTGGCTGTGGCAGTTCGCGAACGAGGGCATCACGGCGGCGACGCTCATGTCAGGTCCTGCAGCACCCGGGCGAGCGCCTCGACCCCGGCCTCGCAGTCGACGGTGTCGGCGTGCTCGTCGGGCGAGTGCGACACCCCGGTCTCGTTGCGGACGAACAGCATGGCGGTCGGCAGGTGGGCGCTGAGGATCCCCGCGTCGTGCCCGGCGGCCGTGGCCAGGACGGGAGCATGGACCAGCTCCGCCAGGCGCTCGCGCAGGGGGAGGTCGAACACGACGGCATCGCTGCGCGACTCCTCGTCCACCGCGACGTCGACCCCCTGCGCCGTCCCGGACCGGCGAGCCGCGTCGACGATCGCCCGCACCAGTACGTCGACCTCCTCCTGGGTCTCGGCGCGCACGTCCAGCCAGGCGCGGACCCGCGAGGGGATCGCGTTGGTGCCATTGGGAGCGACGTCGACCCGGCCGAACGTGGCGCGGGAGGGACCGGCCTCGCGGTGCGCGGCCAGGACGGACTCCGCGAACGTGATCATCGGGTCGCGGCGGTCCTCCATGCGTGTGGTCCCGGCGTGATCGGCGCACCCGGTCATGTCGAGTTGCCAGCGCCCGTGGGGCCAGATCGCCGAGCCGACTCCCACGGGAGCGTCCAGGTCGGCCAGCGCGCGACCCTGCTCCACGTGCAGCTCGACGAACGCCGAGACGTCGTCGATCCAGGACTGCCTGCCGAGCAGGCGGGGGTCGCGTCCGTGCGCGCGCATCGCGTCGGCGAGGCTCGTGCCGTCGCGGTCGAGGAGGGCCCGGGCGCGATCGGGCTCGAGGGCGCCGGTGGCGAGTCGCGAGCCGAGGCACGCGATGCCGAACCGTGAGCCCTCCTCCTCAGCGAAGTTGGCGACGATCAGCGGACGATCCGGCACGTGGCCGGCCGAGCGGAGCCGGTCCACGGCCTCGAGCGCCGACGTCACGCCCAGTGGTCCGTCGAAGCGGCCTCCGTCAGGCACGGAGTCGAGGTGGGAGCCGACGAGCACGGCGCCGGGGCCCGATCCCCACCACGCCAGCTGGTTGCCGTTCGCGTCCTCCACCAGGTCCAGGCCGCGCCGGGCGGCCTCCTGAGCGAACCACATACGAAGCTCGGCGTCCGCGTCGGTCCAGACGTGGCGGCGGTACCCGCCGGAGCGCGGGTCGCGTCCGACGTCGTCGAGGTCGTCGAGCAGGGTCACGGCGCGCTCCGAAGGGTCGGGATCGAGATGCCCCGGTCGCGGGCCACGTCGGCCGCGCGCTCGTAGCCGGCGTCCGCGTGGCGCACGACGCCGAGCCCGGGGTCGTTCGTCAGGACGCGCCGGATCTTCTCCTCGGCGAGGTCGGTGCCGTCCGCCACGACGACCTGTCCGGCGTGGATCGACCGGCCGATGCCGACGCCGCCGCCGTGGTGCAGCGACACCCAGGTCGCCCCGGAGGCCGTGTTCAGCAGCGCGTTGAGCAGCGGCCAGTCGGCGATCGCGTCCGAGCCGTCCAGCATGTCCTCGGTCTCGCGGTACGGCGACGCGACCGAGCCGGAGTCGAGGTGGTCACGGCCGATGACGACGGGGGCGCTCAGCTCGCCCGAGCGGACCATCTCGTTGAAGCGCAGGCCGGCCAGGTGGCGCTCGCCGTAGCCGAGCCAGCAGATGCGGGCCGGCAGTCCCTCGAACGGGATGTGCTTGCTCGCGTGCTCGATCCACCTCGTGAGGTGCTCGTCCTCGCCGAAGAGGTCGAGGATCGCGGCATCGGTCGCGGCGATGTCGGCGGGGTCGCCCGACAGGGCCGCCCAGCGGAACGGCCCCTTGCCCTCGCAGAACAGGGGACGGACGTAGGCCGGGACGAAGCCGGGGATGTCGAAGGCGCGCGCCTCGCCGCCCTCGCGGGCCTCGACGCGGATCGAGTTGCCGTAGTCGAAGACCTCGGCACCGCGGTCCAGGAATCCGACCATGGCCGTGACCTGCTTGGTCATCGAGGCGCGAGCCCGCGTGGCGAAGTCCACGGGGTCGGCGGCCGCGGCGTCCTTCCAGTCCTCGAGCGCGACGTCCTCTGGCAGGTAGCTGAGCGGATCGTGGGCGCTGGTCTGGTCGGTGACGATGTCGATCGGGAACCCGTCCTCCAGCAGGGTGGCGAACACGGTGGCGGCATTGCCGACCACGCCCACCGAAAGGGCGGTGCCGGCCTCCTTCGCGGCCAGGACCCGCTGCTTCGCCTCGGCGAGATCGGTCGTGTAGCCGTCGAGGTAGCCGTGGTTCACCCGGCGGGCGAGCCGCGACTCGTCGACGTCGACGATGAGGATGACGCCGCCGTTGATAGTGACGGCCAGCGGCTGGGCCCCGCCCATCCCGCCGCACCCTCCGGTCAGCGTGATCGTGCCGGCCAGGGAGCCGCCGAAGCGCTTGCGCGCGATCGCGCCGAACGTCTCGTACGTGCCCTGGAGGATCCCCTGGGTGCCGATGTAGATCCAGGAGCCGGCCGTCATCTGCCCGTACATCGTCAGGCCCTCGGACTCCAGGCGGCGGAACTCGGGCCAGTTCGCCCAGTCGCCGACCAGGTGGGAGTTGGCGATGAGGACCCGCGGCGCCCACTCGTGGGTACGGAACACGCCGACGGGCTTGCCCGACTGCACGAGGAGCGTCTCGTCGTTCTTGAGGTCGGTCAGGGACTCGACGATCGCGTCGTAGGCCTCCCAGGAGCGCGCGGCGCGGCCCGTGCCGCCGTAGACGATGAGGTCCTCGGGACGCTCGGCGACCTCCGGGTCGAGGTTGTTCATCAGCATGCGCAGCGGCGCCTCGGTCTGCCAGCTGTGGGCGGTGAGGCTGGTGCCGCGGGGGGCGCGGATCGAGCGGGGTGTGGTCATCGTGAGTCCTCCTCGGTGGGCGCGGCCGCCTGCGCGGCAGCGAGCATGGTGCCGGCGCGGACGAGGTCCGTCGCCGCTTCGATCTGGGGGGCCAGGAAGGTGTCGGGTCCTGGCCCCGGCACGGCGGATCGCAGGACCTCGGTCGCGGCGGCGGTCGCTGGTGCGGGACGCAGCCCGTTCCTCAGGTCGGTGCCGCGGGCGGCCGCGATCAGCTCGACGGCCAGGACCCGGCCGAGCCCGTCGATCGACCGCCGCAGCTTCCGGGCGGCCGACCAGCCCATCGAGACGTGGTCCTCCTGCATCGCGCTCGACGGAATCGAGTCGACACTGGCGGGCGCGGCCAGCCGTTTGAGCTCGCTGACGATGGAGGCCTGCGAGTACTGCGCGATCATGAGGCCCGAGTCGATCCCCGGGTCGTCGGCGAGGAACGCGGGGAGGCCGCGGTTGCGGGCGACGTCGAGGAAGCGGTCGGTGCGGCGCTCGCTGATGCTGGCGAGGTCGGCGATCGCGATCGCCAGGAAGTCGAGCACGTAGGCCAGCGGGGCGCCGTGGAAGTTGCCGTGCGACTCGATCCGGCCGTCGGGCAGGACCGAGGGGTTGTCGATGGCGGAGGCCAGCTCGCGCTCGGCGATGCTGCGCGCGTGCTCGATCGTGTCGCGAACGGCGCCGTGCACCTGCGGGGAGCAGCGCAGCGAGTAGGCGTCCTGCACCTCGCCGTCGCCGTGGCGATGGCTGGCCACGATCTGCGATCCGGCGAGCAGTGCGCGCATCTGCTGCGCCGAGCGCGCCTGGCCGAGCTGGGGTCGCAGGCCGACGAGGTCCGCGGCGAAGACCCGGTCGGTGCCGAGCTGACCCTCGACGCTCATCGCCGCGGCCAGGTCGGCGGTGTCGATCAGCCGGTCGAGATCGTGCAGGGCGAGCACCAGCATGCCGAGCATGCCGTCCGTGCCGTTGATGAGCGCCAGCCCCTCCTTCTCGGCGA
This genomic interval from Aeromicrobium choanae contains the following:
- a CDS encoding YceI family protein — protein: MSDITTGTWQLDPTHTEIGFTVRHIMSKVRGKFEKFEGTIVTGEDVTASTATATIDLSSINTGTADRDNHLRSGDFFNVESTPTMTFVSTGVVRKGDTDFVVTGDLTIKDVTKPVELAVEFLGEGKDPWGGTRIGVEATGQISRKEFGIDFNIPLEGDKVMIGDKISLQINAEAVLQA
- the hutI gene encoding imidazolonepropionase; this encodes MALTNIGELVTWDDERPILHDASIVIVDGEVAWTGEGPPPAADQHFDLGGAAVVPGFVDSHSHVVFDGDRSGEFEARMSGVPYGAGGIRSTVEATRAASVEDLRRTARHLVGEARRQGTTTIEIKSGYGLDVATEGRLVEVAAELTDEVTFLGAHVVPADARTVDDYVALVTGEMLDACAPHSRWIDVFVEEGAFGEEAALEVLSAGMGRGLLPRVHANQLGPGPGARVAAAVGAAAADHCTFLSDEDVRDLVDAGVVIGLLPGVEFSTRQPFPDARRLLDAGATVALATDCNPGSSFTTSMPFCIAVAVRDMHLTPLEALWSATLGGAASLRRTDVGHLRVGAHADLVVLDAPSHLHLAYRPGVPLVSRVLTAEGHDEGARGAGG
- a CDS encoding formimidoylglutamate deiminase produces the protein MSVAAVMPSFANCHSHVFHRALRGRGTSGRHFWAWRERMYATAAALDPESLHELARWTFREMRLSGISSVGEFHYLHHGPDGRPYDDPNAMGVAVIEAARDAGLRICLLDACYLQSGFDAPTEGVQVRFDDGSAERWAERVADLHARYAGVPDVVVGTAIHSVRAVGTADLPTVVDALPDAPLHVHVSEQVRENEECLQATGRRPVGLLADAGAWSPRTTAVHAVHLEPDEIAVLAESGATVCLCPTTEAELADGIAPSVALQDAGVPITLGSDSQTVIDPFLEARALDAHERLTSGRRDGWPHDRLLEAATLAGHRSLGLPPGPTVTVRRSVRTAGGTLPLGSATAADLVPPDDLDPDEVGARLHRVIEDLAARS
- a CDS encoding allantoate amidohydrolase, which codes for MTLLDDLDDVGRDPRSGGYRRHVWTDADAELRMWFAQEAARRGLDLVEDANGNQLAWWGSGPGAVLVGSHLDSVPDGGRFDGPLGVTSALEAVDRLRSAGHVPDRPLIVANFAEEEGSRFGIACLGSRLATGALEPDRARALLDRDGTSLADAMRAHGRDPRLLGRQSWIDDVSAFVELHVEQGRALADLDAPVGVGSAIWPHGRWQLDMTGCADHAGTTRMEDRRDPMITFAESVLAAHREAGPSRATFGRVDVAPNGTNAIPSRVRAWLDVRAETQEEVDVLVRAIVDAARRSGTAQGVDVAVDEESRSDAVVFDLPLRERLAELVHAPVLATAAGHDAGILSAHLPTAMLFVRNETGVSHSPDEHADTVDCEAGVEALARVLQDLT
- the hutU gene encoding urocanate hydratase, which translates into the protein MTTPRSIRAPRGTSLTAHSWQTEAPLRMLMNNLDPEVAERPEDLIVYGGTGRAARSWEAYDAIVESLTDLKNDETLLVQSGKPVGVFRTHEWAPRVLIANSHLVGDWANWPEFRRLESEGLTMYGQMTAGSWIYIGTQGILQGTYETFGAIARKRFGGSLAGTITLTGGCGGMGGAQPLAVTINGGVILIVDVDESRLARRVNHGYLDGYTTDLAEAKQRVLAAKEAGTALSVGVVGNAATVFATLLEDGFPIDIVTDQTSAHDPLSYLPEDVALEDWKDAAAADPVDFATRARASMTKQVTAMVGFLDRGAEVFDYGNSIRVEAREGGEARAFDIPGFVPAYVRPLFCEGKGPFRWAALSGDPADIAATDAAILDLFGEDEHLTRWIEHASKHIPFEGLPARICWLGYGERHLAGLRFNEMVRSGELSAPVVIGRDHLDSGSVASPYRETEDMLDGSDAIADWPLLNALLNTASGATWVSLHHGGGVGIGRSIHAGQVVVADGTDLAEEKIRRVLTNDPGLGVVRHADAGYERAADVARDRGISIPTLRSAP
- the hutH gene encoding histidine ammonia-lyase is translated as MTPVLVSTGPLAASDVVRVARHRAPVQLTDEALAEIARSRGFVDVRARGTESHYGVTTGFGAMATRSIAVGDRARLQQHLLRSHAAGTGEVVEDEVVRALMVLRLSTMATGHTGVRPATATAYADLLNSHLVPIVHEYGSLGCSGDLAPLAHCALALIGEGNVHDRGRVRPSADALREAGLSPVVLAEKEGLALINGTDGMLGMLVLALHDLDRLIDTADLAAAMSVEGQLGTDRVFAADLVGLRPQLGQARSAQQMRALLAGSQIVASHRHGDGEVQDAYSLRCSPQVHGAVRDTIEHARSIAERELASAIDNPSVLPDGRIESHGNFHGAPLAYVLDFLAIAIADLASISERRTDRFLDVARNRGLPAFLADDPGIDSGLMIAQYSQASIVSELKRLAAPASVDSIPSSAMQEDHVSMGWSAARKLRRSIDGLGRVLAVELIAAARGTDLRNGLRPAPATAAATEVLRSAVPGPGPDTFLAPQIEAATDLVRAGTMLAAAQAAAPTEEDSR